The following nucleotide sequence is from Branchiostoma lanceolatum isolate klBraLanc5 chromosome 18, klBraLanc5.hap2, whole genome shotgun sequence.
TCCGGTCAATTTAATTAAGGGCAACAAAAGACATAAATTGTGACAGCTTTAGACATGTGGAAGATCTCAATGAAATTTCATGTCTAATCTGTTGCCGATTCTAGATATCTTTTTGAATTTGCATGGACTACAAGAACATGATAAGCATGTCGCTTTCCGTACATGCAGTCTATGCTGTTCTGTCAGGCGAAGTCTAGCTTTAACTAGCCTCCTTTGTAGGCCTTCTATGCGTTTATTTTTCAGGGGAGAGCGCTtagattcgcgattttcaacatatcgaggccaggttcttttgctgaagAGATCGTTTTCGCCTTCTAGGGCGGCAAAACGATTTAAAAAATTAGAAGAACCTGGCCcctatatgttgaaaatcgcgaatcagagCTCCTCccacaaaaaataataaacgccggcgccgcctgGAAGGCCTGTAAAGGAGGCTAGCCTTTACCTGGTCCCCTCCCCTCGCCACTCTCGGCACTCTGCTCGCTCTCAGGGCTGTCTTTTTCACTGCTAGATCCGCTGCTGTCTTCTCCGCTGTTCCGATTCCCTCTGCGCGGCGGTCCTGGGCGGCGACCTTCCCTGCCCTCAGTATTTCCTCGGGGACGCTGTCTCCGACCTTTCCCGCGGCGCCCCTCGGCGTCCATAGCCAACAGCAACACCACCACAACCAGCAGGCTGACTGTGACCACACGGAACGCTCCCATTGTGTCTAGATCTCAGTGTTGTCAATCTACTAAACAAGAAGACATATAATAGTCGTTATTACTTGTGACTTGATGAGGTCGCCTCCACTGTATGTCGAGTGACCGCGTCATGGTTGGCACTAGATAATGCACTGATTTCTAATCATGAATCATGAAAGTAGGTACGAATGTCAGAACCAAATGCCAATTTTAAGACTCAAGACGACTTGTTTTTAGAGGTAGTTTACCGtagttagctttggtccgctcccgaATATAGATACCAACAACggagtgatacatgtatatatatatatatattgtatatacatatacatatatgtacatatacatattgatGGTGTCTGAAATTCCTTGCTAAGTTACATTAAATGCAAACACTACAACAGCTATCGGTGAAATTAGAAATATAgtatggtaacgttacgttacagaCTGTTCTAAAATACGAATAAGTCAAATATAAACCTAGAATAGCGTAGGATAATCTTAGCTATGTGCTGCTtgcaacatttcaaaaatatatttatatgGGTAATAATGGTTACTAACCGAAAAGCATAGCATAAGTTACCTTGTATGAACAGAGTTGTCGTCTTCTCTTCTTGAGTATCGGCGCGCTTCTAACGCCCGTGACTAGATCACATTATTTATACGCCTGGTAGACAATAGGAGACGTCTCAGGCAGGTGCACAATATATCACCGGTCGATGATAGGTACCGGTACCTATTGTCGCCGATATCTCTGCTCGGTACGGGGTGGCACCGACTTGATTGACCAGCGCCACTTACTTACACTACAACTCTTTTAGACGTGGCTGGCGTCACGTAGACCATGGGGTAGATTAACTCTTTTTATCATAATGTCTGTTTGTTAGTTGTACCGCAGACCCGGAAAACCACCTtgtggcgtaacacaccaggtttgtactgaagagcacaagctgcatatccggacagatttatttgatccctactcttttcgataagtgtggtgggttcttttacgtggcTCGCGATGTGGCTTTCCTCCAACACGAACAAACAATACTTAGAAGGAAAACTGTCGATTGTTGGCAAAGCAAGGCGGTTCAACTTCACTGATGTCAGTGATGAGGCAAAACGAGTTCCTATGAATATAGATTTGTAATCCCGGCCAGTATAGACCTCTTCATTGTGATACTTCATCATCAAATGTAAGGCTATTCCATGAAAACCTTGACGATCCTTTTTAATTCGTTTAAGTAATAACTTTTAAGCCACGACATGAAAGCGTAGAATTTACTCAGGTAGGTCGAGTAAGGATTACTTATTTGATGCTTCAGGAAAGCACTACAAGACTTTCCTGGGCTTTACTGCAACCATACAGGCGAACCAACACAAATGTGCTACACCAGATTGACCTGGGATCTATCGCTGCCAGCAAATCCCCCCATTTTGATGAGAGATCCCTGTCCATGTAACTCCAGGTGTTACTTGTATTTATACCTGATTACGACGAGTCCCACAATATTCTGTGATAATCCTCCTACGTGTAACGTTTCAATAAGCCGGATTCACTGATGCCGATATAACCTGGATACCATTCTCCTCCGGTCGGCTTAGGAGTGTTTACCCGCCCAGTCTGCTCAGCACAGGCCTGTTTATGTCAGCCTATCTTTCTAGCAGGCCTTTCGAGTTGTCGCCACCTAGGCCAGGGAGTGAGCTAATTGATATCAAGCCCGTAAAACCACCCACGTGTCCCTAATctgcctgggcgggcgggcatcccTTCCAgtaccgtagagataccggggagctcccgatggcaCGGTTACCAGACAAATACCGATACATCCATACAGTAGAACTATACTGGTGACATTTATTGATTAACTTGAGCAACCGTTACCTGGTATCTATTGTCACTGATAAAGCCGCCTTGCGTGCAGTGGATTTTATTTCATGGATTGATCTATCATTAATGATTAAATGTTATCTATTGAGAACATTGTCTCCCTTTTAGCAGAAGATTTCCTAATACAGTATATACGCAAGGCTTGCAAGAGTTTAAATCCTTGAGAGGATACGTGGACAACTTGGCGAAAGCCTCCGCTTTCCGAGGGTCGTCAAACATCGATTAGGCTCATATTACGTAAAGTACTTCGCCCATAACTCAAAAAAATCTTTCTTTCTGCCCAACAACACcctttgttgccatggcaacgggcaaAATACGTTTTGTATGCGATTTTCCAGATCAGTGAAGTGTTGAAGGCCGTCCTTGGTACGATAAGTACTGTCTCTGTCTGGTCGGTGAAGGCCGTGTTCAGTACTCGTACAATAGgctggtctctaccagactaactacgccggctatagggagaatatttgccagggtttcacttgcaggctcctaggaTAGCAGATAGGAtcatctctccgtagccgactcctttagcatactattcactctatttggccaatttctactattttcccagcgatctgcgaggcctggtagaggctaacaatAGGTACTGTCCCCGCCTGGTACGGCCTAATGTAACAGCGCATCGCACGTCAGTCTTGAGTTACGAACTATAGAGACGACGTCACTTGTTTTTGAGGCTAGGTGGCAGGCACCAATAGGAACGCCCTTCATCGGCGCACTGCAACGTGTGTAGAAAAACCGGTTTGTACCGTCCCAGCCACACTTTTCTTCTAGTTTTTGCGAAGGAAGGTCGGTACCTGTCAATCTCTTCTATCCAACGTCTTAGCGAGTTGCTTCCCCAAACCCTACAACGCAGGTGAGTGCGTCACCATTATAAAACCAAAGGTAAAACTAGCCAAGGTGGAAAAGACAACCCCCATGCAGTGATTATTCTTTAAAAGTTACTGACTTCTTCATACTTCGAAATTCGACATTTTCACCGTTTTAGAACGCCTGCTAAAAGTTTAAACATAGCAATAGTAATCCACCTCTCTCAAATGTtgtgaaaatgtttcaaaacatcTGCTATGCACATTTTCGGTCACTGTTGCAAGTCTTGTCTAGTGGGCGGGACCAAAAGACGGGGTCATGCCTTGTTAGGTACCAAGGATATTCTAAAACTACGGTTTAGAATCTGattttcatgtgtttttgtaGCCATATATCTGAACAGCTAGTCATAGAAATAATTGTGTTGTGACAGTTGCTAAGTATTCACCTTGTAAGATTTGACGAttaaatatgatatacataatttGATATCTTAAAATCAGCACATTGTCTATATTGTTTAACATTGGCTCACTTAAGTTACACCAACGTTAACGTACATATGCACTTCTAGACTTGCATCCAGTGTTCATgctacaaattgaaaaatatacGTTCATTTGTGATCGTCTTGGGTTATTCTTAAACCTGATGACTTCTTCTTCGCAGGTAGTTGACAAGAAGATGGGACCGCTCCGTGTAGCAACCGTTGTACTGGTTTTGGTGGTGCTGTTGGCCATGGAAACCGACGCACGCAAGCCGGGACGTCATGGGAATCATCCCCGAGCACCCAGAAGCTCCGGGTCCGACAGCAACAGCGAAAGCAGCAACTCTGAAAGCGCTGAAAGCTTCAGGTCCAAAAGATCGGTCTCGGGCGAAAGCTCAGCAAGTGGAGGAAGCTCGAGCTCCAGTGACGGGAGCTCCAGTGACGGGAGCTCCAGTGACGGGAGCTCCAGTGACGGGAGCTCCAGTGGCGGGAGCTCCAGTGGCGGGAGCTCCAGTGGTGGAAGCTCGAGCTCCAGTGGCGGGAGCTCCAGTGACGGAAGCACCACCGTGCACCCATAGCTTAAGCCAAGGTACAGCCTACATTTTAAGCCCTTTTATCGATCACAAGTTTAACATTGAGATCTCACAACCATATTGTctgtgaaagtaaaaaaaaacagtgctaTGTATAGTATGTTTGGCGGGCGGCTTGTCAGATAAAGAATTTCAGCGTTTGCAGGTAAGACGGTGGCTTCTATGAAAGGATTGATGACCAGAGTTTGTATCCATACTATCAGGGATCATATCCTACATCTTAGCACAGCAAGGACATCTCAACCTCTATTCTACCTGAATTTCTTACTGCGAGGGTCACCCGTAATATTCTGAATAATCATGACGAGTGAAAACTTGACGCTTACTGTACTCTCTTATTGTTCTTTCTATTCATGTTCAGCTGATGGCGAGCCTGTGGGTGAAGACATACGCAAGTAACCATGGCGACGAAGGCAACAGTAACCATGGCGACAAAACCATCAATAGTGACGTAGACAAGGAGCCTTTCATATCCAATAAAATAAAGCCTCCTTCAAGACTTTGGACTTATACATAATAGATTACTTATACATAATAGATTTATGAAATGAAACCGTTTCACTCGTAGTGCTGAGTCATTGTGAAAGCGATACTGCATGATGGCATTTATCCAATGTCTTACATATTGAGGAGAAATAAAAAAGAGTCTTGCCAACTCGTAAAACGTCGGAAATTGTCTTTATTTCATGAACAATAGTTTGTAGAACGGGAAGAGGTAAGTAGCCGGAGTCGTCTGTGCCATAAAATAGTCTGGCTGCTAAAcagatagcctctaccagcctccgGGGACCGCGGAAAAAAGAgtcgaaattggccaaatagagtgaacagTATGCTacgggagtcggctacagagagagggacaatatttctactattttccaagaTCCACGGAGCATGGTAGAGGCTGCTTAACGGATGTAAGGATTCAGTTATttctttactttgaaaaaagttGGGTGGCCCCTTCTGATTAAACGTTACTTGCATATTGTGCCAGATGAATAATAGAAAGACACGAGGTCGCCAGTTGGCGCTGTTTTTTGATCAGGACCTTAGCGGGTAGCAACAGCAACTATCAGTCATTGGGTTGTAAGATATGTTTATACAAGAGGCGCTCAGGACCTTACCGAGAAGGAAGTGGCATAACTCACATTTTGGGCAAGCCTATCAGTTCAAATGGGCATCACTACCGAGAACATAACCACAATGATCTAAAATTAACATTCATAGAAGGCTTTATGGTTTTTCTAGCCACAAAACTAAGTTATGACACGTCCTTTCCATGGCCCAGTGAACCCGCACTTTCCGTACATGTACGGATTTTTCAAAGACGGGTTGACCATGTCTAGGTTTGTAGCTACTACTGGTACTTTAACAAAATATTTGCACTGCTCACATTTTTAGGATTTTTATCTGCATGATTTTGAATGTGCCAGGATAGAGTGACAACCATCCTGTACCTTTTAACGTGTATCTTTAAGTCTGTGTGTTTTCAAGAGCTGTTGGTTAAAATTGCTTTTCCTTCTGGCAGAATAGTCACAGTGGTCAAATCTCGCCTGTATATATGCCTTCTCATGTGTACTCTTAGGTTAGACCTGTCGGCCGTCCggtacccacactctccacacatgtagggtttgtcccCAGTGTGCTGTAGCATGTGTCGGGCTAAAGTccctttccgtgcagcagaatattcgcacatatcacacttgaagggtttcacACCAGTATGTGTTCCCATATGTCGGGATAAGGAAGacctgtcagctgtcctgtacccgcactctccacacatgtagggtttgtctccagtgtgccTAGCCATATGTTTGACTAATTTGCTTTTCTCTGCAGAAGTATATCCACATAGGTCACAATTATAGGGCTTTTCTCCCATATGTTTAGCGATGTGTTGGTCTAAATTGCTTTTCTCAGCAGCAGAATAgttacactggtcacacttgaagggtttcacacctgtatgtattctcatatgtcgggataggTGGGACCTGACagccgtcctgtacccgcactcaccacacatgtagggcttttctccagtatgtttaGCCAATTGTCGGTCTAAATTGACTTTAGtcgcagcagaatagtcacacagaTCACATTTATATGGTTttacacctgtatgtgttctcatatgtttggataggGAAGACCCGTCAGTCGTCCTATATGTGCActcaccacacatgtagggcttttctccagtgtgttttaGCATGTGTTGGGCTAAAGtccctttctgtgcagcagaatagtcacactgttcacacttgaagggtttctcacctgtatgtgttctcatatgtcgggataggTGGGACCTGTCAGCCGTCCTGTATCGACActcaccacacatgtagggcttgtctccagtgtgttttAGCATGTGTTGGGCTAAAGTccctttccgtgcagcagaatattcgcacatgtcacacttgaagggtttcacacctgtatgtgttcCCATATGGCGGGATAAAGAAGacctgtcagctgtcctgtacccacactctccacacatgaagggtttgtGTCCAGTGTGCCTAGCTATGTGTATGACTAATGTGTCtttctctgcagcagaataTTCGCATAGGTCACATTTATATGGTTTCCCGCCTGTATGCACCCTCATCATATGCTTGGATAGATGAGAgctgtgagctgtcctgtattCACACTCGTCACAtgtgtagggtttttcacctgtatgtgtccTTGTATGTTTCAATAGGTTAGCCTTTGAGGTTGCCTTATAGTCACACTCTCTACATGTGAAGCATTTGTCCACAGTACATTTCACCGAAAACATTCTACAACTCTGCTCTGTACAATCCTGTACGGGAGGGTGGACAGATTTTTCTCCGCATTTTTCCTCGAATGGAATGTCCTCTTCCTTGTCCTTCCAGTCCTCTGTGTCTACTTTCTCACTGCTGTTTGTCTCGctctcagcaaggaggttttataaaacctccttgctctcaGGGTGTACGGTTGGCAGATCGTCCACAGCAATCTCGCTGCTTCTCTCGTCCATTTCTAAGAACAACAATGAATCATCCAAAATTGAAAGATAAGAAACATTTGCATACAGCACTGTATCTAATCCTGTCTCATTCTCCTGGAGCAGTACAGTCTAAAGTAGATGACACAGTGTACTTTCCGGATCGCCCAAGGTATTAGTCTGACCGTACTGTTTCAGAACATAAAATAACTATTGAAAATATCACATGGTACAAAGGTACAAAAATAACCCCAAAACATCTGATCTTATGATATGGACAATGAATAAGACAAACATTACTGGCAAATCCTGTTACACTGAGTGCGCGGACAAATAAGGCAAGTCTGATATCCATCCTGGCAAAAACTTGCTGACTGgcaaacacacatgcatacatgctAACACACACTCTCGTgtgcacacactcacacacacactactcACAGCTGCATGCACACACagctacacacacaaacacacagataacTCCATCTTTGCATGAATTTGCAGACTGgctaacacacaaacacacacttacttgcagtcttatacattagccctaatgtataagactgcaagtaagagaagccctccaacagttgcCGCGGCTACCCCGACCCCGAGAACTGTTTAATACAAATTGTGTACCAAACCGTAGCAGTGCTACTGCTACCTAGTCGTGGAAATATGCCCCCCTTCCCCTACAAAAGCGAtcactactagtatacaatttTCCGCAGTAAACAATCACCTGCCTCTTCAGTACTGAAGAATTCACGCACCGGAAGTGAACTGGAAGTCAACAAATATCTTACCTGGCAGTTAATTGTGTTGATCTATTGCTAAGGTGTTGAATTATCGTCAAAATAACGATGAACTGTCTAGAGGGATCTCTAAATCAGGCAAGTTGACCCCTTTGTGCTGAGGTCGAAGGTCAAAGTTGATGTACCTGATTATCCAACCAATATTAACTTACTGCTCTGCTACAATAACGCTTTTAACTGTTCTCAATTTGATTCTGTCTTATCATTTGACTTTTGGAAGAACATCCTACCGGAAACTTTACTatacttttttgttttcttttgtttgttttaaacttcaaaaggaaattcataTGATCAGTGCCGTACACACTGATTTAGAAACCTAGTTATCAGTCATAAAACATCGAAAATCACTTCGCAGAGAAAAACAtccaattgattgattgatcaaatcATACAGTGGCGTGTTTGTATTGTATGctatttttttaaactgtaacgttaacgtttaaTTAATATATAATATCTAAGTCGATTGACGGATTTTTGATGAGCTTTCTACACGTTCACTAAAGGAAAACCGTACTGGTCTGTAAGGGGATTTTTTAAGAGTTAAAAAAAAGCAGATGTGGTGTGTGCCAAATCGCCTGTCAAGGTCAAACCAAGGAAGTTACCAGTATACCCATGTGTCTCCATGGTATGCCCTGTTAGAACAGTGTGGGGTCATGGGGTAATCAGGTCTATCAACTCTGACCTCTGAACTCCTCAGAACAGGAGGGTCTGCCATTTTGTGATTTAGTCAGAGCAAGGGAGCAAGGATGTTGGCCTGAGTATCACATTTTTTCAAGACATTTCTAGATCTTGGCGATCAAGCAACATCATAAACAAGCAGGTAAGACATCTGTTAACTTCCTCTCATCCTTTCAGTACTGCAGAAACAGAAGGTTGTTTACTGAAAAAATAGCGATCGATTATGTAGGGACAACGTGAACGAGTTGCACTAGTTGAGTCAGGACATCGATTAGGCACTGCCAAGGTTTATGAAACGTACGGGGTGattagtacagtctcctggctacCGGGAAATTATGGAACCCGGGCCGCCAGCTCACGAGCACAACGCACTTACCACAAGGCTAAATGTCCGTTACTTTGCGCTAGACTGGTCGATAAGTGGCTCGAACCAAGCCGTGGAGAATGTTGCAGGGCCTAATTTTACTTGCTGTCGTGTATATAGCTATatacaagacagcaagtaaaatTAGGCCCTGCAACATTCGCCACGGCTAGCTCGAACCACACATTTATATTTGACACACAATCTGCATAAAGCAATTCTGATGGATCTATCCTCTTGTTTTTGGTGGGTGTTGTTGGTAAATTGTCGGCCACATTTTCCAGACCGGTTGcttgctacattgtacataggAACTggtgttttggtttgtttttgtACCATATGATATTTGGCTTAAAACATACCTACGGGGGTGGAACGGAATACTTACTTACTACTTGATCAGGTCTCCTCACTAAATGAGTCGCCTGCGTCAGGATGAATACGTCGAACGGAATATAGTGTCGTATATTCACATATGCTATATTCACTTCTGCTCCAGGACAACAAGACGAGTATGATAGATGTTTCCtatctttaaaatgtttgatgaCTTATTGTTGTCCAAAGAAATGGACAAGAGGAGCAGCGAGATTGCTGTGGACGATCTGCCAACGGTGCATTCTGGGAACGAGGAAATCAGCAGCGAGAGATTAGACACAGAGTGGCAGAATGACAAGGAAGAGGACATTCCATGCGAGGAAAGATGCGGAGTAGAATCTGTCCATCCTCCTGCACAGGATTGTACAGAGCAGGATTGTACAGCGCTTGATGTGAAATGTACTGTGGACAAACGCTTCATATGTTCAGAGTGTGTCTATAGGGCAAACTCAAAGGCTAACCTATTAAAGCATAAAAGGACACAtacaggcgagaaaccctacaaatgtgaccagtgcgactattcggCTGCACAGAAAGGCCACTTAGTcggacatatgagaactcattcAGGTgtgaaacccttcaagtgtgataAGTGCAaatattctgctgcactgaaGGGGACTCTAGACCGACACATGACACagcacactggagaaaaaccctacatgtgtggagagtgcgggtacaggacagctgtcAGGTCTAATCTAACCATAcacatgagaacacatacaggtgtgaaacccttcaagtgtgaccagtgcaaATATTCTGCTACAGAGAAAAGCACTTTAGCTCAACACAGGCTACAGCACActggagaaaagccctacatgtgcggtgagtgcgggttcaggacgGCTGCCAGGTCCCAcctatcccgacatatgagcaAGCATACAGGTGTGAAAtcctataaatgtgaccagtgtgactattccgctgTACAAAAAAGAACTTTA
It contains:
- the LOC136424675 gene encoding zinc finger protein 84-like, encoding MFSVKCTVDKCFTCRECDYKATSKANLLKHTRTHTGEKPYTCDECEYRTAHSSHLSKHMMRVHTGGKPYKCDLCEYSAAEKDTLVIHIARHTGHKPFMCGECGYRTADRSSLSRHMGTHTGVKPFKCDMCEYSAARKGTLAQHMLKHTGDKPYMCGECRYRTADRSHLSRHMRTHTGEKPFKCEQCDYSAAQKGTLAQHMLKHTGEKPYMCGECTYRTTDGSSLSKHMRTHTGVKPYKCDLCDYSAATKVNLDRQLAKHTGEKPYMCGECGYRTAVRSHLSRHMRIHTGVKPFKCDQCNYSAAEKSNLDQHIAKHMGEKPYNCDLCGYTSAEKSKLVKHMARHTGDKPYMCGECGYRTADRSSLSRHMGTHTGVKPFKCDMCEYSAARKGTLARHMLQHTGDKPYMCGECGYRTADRSNLRVHMRRHIYRRDLTTVTILPEGKAILTNSS